The Coccidioides posadasii str. Silveira chromosome 3, complete sequence genome contains a region encoding:
- a CDS encoding uncharacterized protein (EggNog:ENOG410PHY4~COG:B,D~BUSCO:11464at33183), with amino-acid sequence MPETLESSSQEDRLAELKRLASAKEAIKDYNSAADLYSRAVEIQAELNGEMAIDNADLLYSYGRCLYHVAVSKSDVFGSKAAVQNVVESSKPRGKESSNQPQFFMPQSDKNDTSTEDKAAAERDVKTNSDTGTNKTYFQFNGDENFDDDDEDEEDAGDTGREALVEDDDFENAFETLDMARVLLSRQLDSILLSFSGEKGVPESTEIRRLKERLSDIYDLQAEISLEGERFSEAVSDLRAALKLKRELFPPGDSTVAECHYKLSLALEFSSVTQTSGEDSHVTSQVDLQMRAEAAKHMEAAIQCCKFRISSEEEKLAGMGSGNIQELAKLSRNIEDVKEIVADMQQRLTDLLHPPNSITDSFQVPDRVLENSILNQVQSPAGKVLLEEAIKGANDLNAFVRKRKRNPSTAETRESLEEPAPYKEMKRPST; translated from the exons ATGCCAGAAACTTTAGAATCTTCTTCTCAGGAAGATCGCCTGGCAGAGCTTAAACGCCTAGCTTCTGCAAAGGAAGCGATCAAAGACTATAACTCCGCTGCCGACTTGTATTCTCGAGCGGTTGAAATACAAGCTGAATTAAATGGCGAAATGGCTATCGACAATGCAGATTTGCTTTACTCATATGGAAGATGCCTCTATCACGTTGCAGTGAGCAAAAGCGACGTATTTGGCTCTAAGGCCGCTGTTCAAAATGTGGTTGAATCATCGAAACCCCGGGGAAAGGAATCGTCTAATCAACCTCAATTCTTTATGCCTCAAAGTGACAAAAATGACACTTCCACGGAAGATAAAGCAGCTGCAGAGCGAGATGTGAAAACAAACAGTGACACCGGTACCAATAAAACTTATTTTCAGTTTAACGGGGATGAAAATTtcgatgacgacgacgaagacGAGGAGGACGCCGGGGATACGGGGCGCGAAGCGCTCGTCGAAGACGATGATTTCGAAAACGCATTCGAAACTCTTGACATGGCACGTGTGTTATTATCGCGGCAATTGGACAGTATATTGCTGTCGTTTTCTGGCGAGAAAGGTGTTCCCGAATCTACCGAAATTAGAAGGCTGAAGGAGCGACTTTCCGATATTTACGATTTACAAGCAGAAATTTCCCTAGAGGGTGAAAGATTCTCAGAGGCGGTGTCCGACCTGCGGGCTGCATTGAAACTTAAACGTGAACTTTTTCCGCCAGGGGACTCTACAGTTGCTGAATGTCATTACAAATTATCTTTAGCCTTGGAATTTTCTTCCGTCACCCAAACGAGTGGCGAAGATAGCCATGTGACATCGCAAGTCGATTTGCAAATGAGAGCAGAAGCAGCAAAACATATGGAAGCGGCAATCCAGTGCTGTAAGTTCAgaatatcttcagaagaagagaagctgGCGGGTATGGGGTCCGGCAATATCCAGGAACTGGCCAAGCTTAGTCGCAACATAGAGGATGTAAAGGAGATTGTGGCCGATATGCAGCAAAGG CTTACTGATCTACTTCATCCACCAAATTCAATTACGGACTCTTTTCAGGTTCCGGATCGTGTATTGGAAAATAGCATACTTAATCAAGTTCAGTCACCGGCGGGGAAAGTGTTACTggaagaagctatcaaaggCGCAAATGATTTGAACGCGTTTGTTCGGAAGAGAAAGCGAAATCCCTCCACAGCGGAGACGCGAGAGTCGCTCGAAGAACCAGCCCCTTACAAAGAAATGAAGCGACCTTCAACATGA
- the ATG7 gene encoding Autophagy protein 7 (BUSCO:154126at4751~EggNog:ENOG410PG9W~COG:O~BUSCO:2541at33183) produces the protein MQYTPFISDIEIPFFSSLATLKLNHDKLDDSIHNILGFYEVRPSDPQEVSCRMQVPGNALVADKVPFGAFRAEGVIKNFNTAEEYRIVDKSAMLHDAGKRIWDAIMDGSVYSSPSLLASFLMLSFADLKKYRFSYWFAFPAIHSNPPWVPSPVHHDSRDLDKSENAIHQSSFSLTNSDRDALVDAVLAWRSTVEPRQHGFFLARRVRHLPSQPQLESNIPTDPGSNASPLQAPDYNKCNCTWEVSSLSTYENGFFGNAAAEDCFICFVDPSNYPDAPGWMLRNLLILIRHKWRLNKVQIIRYREIPSFAMEPQSTVMILKSDTSIDDSFSRSGSLVMPKLSGWERNANGKLSGRLINLTEHMDPERIADQSVDLNLKLMKWRITPSLNLDVIKRTKCLLLGAGTLGCYVARNLLAWGVQTINFVDNGSVSFSNPVRQPLFGFHDCLYGGAKKAVRAAEALQEIYPGVCSTGHVLSIPMVGHPMVNNNDAKSDYEHLKNLIDQHDAIFLLMDSRESRWLPTVMGKAAGKMVMNAALGFDTFVVMRHGTTARRQESVLGCYFCNDIVAPANSTRVQTLDQQCTVTRPGVASMASALLVELFVSALQQFNTPPAPDSSSHEENSSHPLGIVPHQIRGFLSTFSNVVVTGQSYEFCSACSNNIVHAYITDGWEFVQRAINENGYIEEVSGLKKVQQSAEEAIASLELEDPLDSEGEML, from the exons ATGCAGTATACACCGTTTATCTCGGACATCGAAattcctttcttctcctcgCTTGCGACGTTGAAACTTAACCATGATAAACTCGACGATTCAATCCACAATATCTTAGGGTTCTACGAAGTTCGGCCCTCTGATCCACAGGAGGTATCCTGCCGGATGCAAGTCCCCGGCAACGCCCTGGTCGCTGATAA AGTCCCGTTTGGCGCTTTTCGAGCCGAAGGTGTGATTAAAAATTTCAATACTGCTGAGGAGTATCGTATCGTCGACAAATCAGCCATGCTTCACGATGCAGGGAAGCGA ATTTGGGATGCGATAATGGATGGTTCAGTTTATTCATCCCCATCACTTCTTGCGTCGTTTTTGATGCTTTCATTTGCAGATCTCAAGAAGTATAGATTCTCGTACTGGTTCGCATTTCCCGCCATTCATTCGAACCCCCCTTGGGTTCCATCGCCTGTGCATCATGATAGCCGAGATCTCGATAAATCGGAAAATGCGATTCACCAATCTTCCTTCTCGTTGACCAATTCAGACAGGGATGCATTAGTAGATGCAGTACTGGCGTGGCGGTCGACTGTAGAGCCGCGCCAGCATGGCTTCTTCCTCGCTAGAAGAGTTCGACATCTGCCTTCTCAACCTCAGTTAGAGTCTAATATACCCACCGACCCTGGTTCTAATGCAAGCCCACTTCAAGCTCCAGACTACAATAAATGCAACTGCACGTGGGAAGTTTCATCTCTGTCCACATACGAGAACGGGTTTTTCGGAAATGCCGCAGCGGAAGACTGTTTTATTTGTTTTGTTGATCCATCCAATTACCCAGATGCACCGGGCTGGATGCTAAGGAACTTGCTCATCCTAATCCGACATAAATGGAGGCTCAATAAGGTTCAAATCATTCGCTATCGTGAAATACCATCGTTTGCCATGGAACCCCAAAGCACTGTGATGATCTTGAAGTCTGACACGAGTATCGATGATAGCTTTTCTCGCTCTGGGAGTTTAGTCATGCCTAAGCTTAGTGGATGGGAACGCAATGCAAATGGTAAGCTTTCTGGTCGCTTGATAAATCTCACAGAACACATGGACCCCGAAAG AATAGCAGATCAGTCAGTAGATCTTAATCTGAAGTTGATGAAGTGGCGAATTACTCCAAGCCTTAACTTGGATGTTATCAAAAGGACCAAATGTCTATTGCTTGGTGCAGGAACCCTGGGATGCTATGTGGCGAGAAACCTCCTA GCCTGGGGCGTTCAAACAATCAATTTTGTTGATAATGGTTCTGTTTCATTCTCCAATCCTGTAAGGCAACCCCTTTTCGGATTCCATGATTGCCTATACGGTGGTGCCAAGAAAGCCGTTCGTGCCGCCGAAGCTCTCCAGGAAATTTATCCAGGGGTTTGTTCCACCGGTCATGTTCTGTCTATACCAATGGTAGGACACCCGATGGTCAATAATAATGATGCGAAAAGTGATTATGAACATCTAAAGAACCTTATTGATCAACATGATGCCATTTTTCTGCTGATGGACAGCCGAGAATCCCGTTGGTTGCCTACTGTCATGGGCAAAGCTGCTGGAAAGATGGTCATGAATGCGGCATTGGGATTCGACACGTTTGTTGTAATGCGCCATGGAACTACCGCTAGACGTCAGGAGTCTGTCCTTGGCTGTTACTTCTGCAATGATATCGTGGCGCCAGCAAAT TCCACCAGGGTGCAAACCCTTGACCAGCAATGCACAGTGACAAGACCAGGAGTAGCATCTATGGCGTCCGCCTTGCTAGTTGAGCTTTTCGTCTCAGCCCTTCAGCAGTTTAATACACCCCCAGCCCCCGACTCCTCAAGCCATGAAGAAAACTCCTCACACCCCTTGGGTATTGTACCCCACCAGATAAGGGGATTTTTGTCAACCTTTTCAAACGTTGTTGTCACTGGACAAAGCTACGAATTCTGCAGTGCCTGCTCCAATAATATTGTTCATGCATATATCACAGATGGGTGGGAGTTTGTTCAGCGGGCAATCAATGAAAATGGGTACATCGAGGAAGTTAGCGGGTTGAAAAAG GTTCAACAATCAGCAGAAGAGGCGATTGCGTCATTGGAGCTAGAGGATCCCCTTGATTCAGAAGGTGAAATGCTGTAA
- the PDI1 gene encoding protein disulfide-isomerase precursor (SECRETED:SignalP(1-22)~EggNog:ENOG410PHME~COG:O~BUSCO:6221at33183), which produces MYQLRHLALGLAGICFATSAFAADDESSVKSLKADNFKDFITQHDLVLAEFFAPWCGHCKALAPEYELAASELKEKNIPLVKVDCTEEAALCEEYGVEGYPTLKVFRGLESTKPYNGARKSQSIVSFMIKQSLPAVSKVTSDTFETIKGLDKIVVVGYFKEDDKASNETFTSIAEALRDEYLFAGTNDATLAEAEGVSQPAIVLYKDFDDRKDIFVDKFDKEAITHFVKTASTPLVGEVGPETYSGYMAAGIPLAYIFAETLEEREQFAADLKPLARKLKGAINFATIDAKAFGAHAGNLNLDPEKFPAFAIQDTVKNTKFPYDQTKKIDEKDISQFVQDVLDGKIEPSIKSEPVPESQEGPVTVVVGHSYEDIVKNNDKDVLLEFYAPWCGHCKALAPKYEQLASLYANNPEFSSKVVIAKIDATANDVPDEIQGFPTIKLYPAGSKDSPVEYRGTRTVEDLANFIRDNGKYHVDAYVKGQVEEGGDVTGKPKTETVASTASTESGTPASSKQAEATVHEEL; this is translated from the exons ATGTACCAGTTGCGCCATCTCGCCCTTGGCCTGGCGGGCATCTGCTTTGCAACTTCCGCCTTCGCGGCTGATGACGAGTCTAGTGTCAAATCCCTAAAGGCTGATAATTTCAAAGATTTTATTACGCAACACGACCTCGTCCTCGCGGAGTTCTTTGCGCCATGGTGTGGGCATTGTAAAGCCCTTGCCCCAGAGTACGAGTTGGCTGCGTCTGAGTTGAAGGAGAAGAATATCCCGCTTGTCAAAGTGGACTGCACTGAAGAAGCCGCGCTGTGTGAAGAATATGGCGTTGAAGGCTATCCCACACTGAAGGTATTCCGCGGCTTGGAGTCAACAAAGCCCTACAATGGTGCTAGAAAGTCGCAATC GATTGTATCCTTTATGATCAAACAGTCTCTACCTGCTGTGTCTAAGGTAACATCTGATACCTTTGAAACTATCAAAGGCCTAGACAAAATAGTCGTTGTTGGATATTTCAAAGAGGACGATAAGGCATCAAATGAGACCTTCACCTCCATTGCTGAAGCGTTACGCGATGAATATCTTTTTGCAGGCACCAATGATGCTACATTGGCGGAGGCTGAGGGTGTCTCACAGCCAGCAATTGTCCTATATAAGGACTTTGATGATCGCAAGGACATTTTTGTCGATAAATTCGacaaagaagcaataactcACTTCGTCAAAACTGCTAGCACTCCTCTTGTCGGCGAAGTTGGACCTGAAACATATTCTGGCTACATGGCT GCAGGGATTCCTCTTGCTTATATCTTTGCAGAGACGCTGGAAGAACGTGAGCAATTCGCTGCAGACCTGAAGCCTCTCGCTAGAAAGCTAAAGGGCGCTATTAATTTTGCTACCATTGATGCGAAAGCTTTTGGAGCGCATGCTGGAAATCTCAATCTTGACCCTGAGAAGTTTCCAGCATTTGCTATTCAGGATACTGTGAAGAACACGAAATTTCCTTATGACCAGACCAAaaaaattgatgaaaaaGACATCAGCCAATTCGTCCAGGATGTTCTTGATGGAAAAATTGAACCCAGTATCAAGTCTGAACCAGTACCTGAATCCCAAGAAGGGCCCGTCACTGTCGTGGTTGGTCACTCATACGAAGACATCGTGAAAAACAACGACAAGGATGTATTGTTGGAGTTTTACGCCCCATGGTGTGGGCACTGCAAGGC CCTCGCACCTAAATATGAACAGCTAGCTTCGCTTTATGCGAATAATCCCGaattttcttcaaaggtcgTCATTGCAAAAATAGATGCTACTGCGAATGATGTACCCGATGAAATTCAAGGCTTTCCTACGATAAAACTTTACCCTGCCGGTTCGAAGGATTCTCCTGTGGAATATCGCGGAACGAGAACTGTTGAAGATCTTGCGAACTTTATCCGTGATAATGGAAAATATCATGTTGATGCTTATGTCAAGGGACAAGTGGAGGAGGGAGGCGATGTTACTGGCAAACCGAAAACTGAGACCGTCGCGTCCACTGCTTCAACGGAGAGTGGAACACCTGCTTCTTCGAAGCAAGCTGAGGCCACAGTACATGAAGAACTGTGA
- the HIS7 gene encoding Histidine biosynthesis bifunctional protein hisB (BUSCO:126519at4751~EggNog:ENOG410PFI1~COG:E~MEROPS:MER0065588~BUSCO:4195at33183), producing the protein MSKVHLLDYVAGNVRSLVNAVEKLGYQVEWIQSPEDVKKAEKLILPGVGHFGHCVTQLSKGGFLEPIREHIESGKPFMGICVGLQVLCQGSAEAPGVKGLGLVPATLTRFNSSNKSVPHIGWNSAKCEKISQGSPQTFFGLNPESRYYYVHSYAIPYGDGLLSNGEWAVATATYVDETFVGAISRKNVFATQFHPEKSGAAGLRTLHAFLAGENGLVGCSPTLLVPGDLTRRIIACLDVRANDEGDLVVTKGDKYDVREKNDDAGRGKVRNLGKPVDMARKYYQQGADEIVFLNITSFRNCPLADAPMLEILRQTAETVFVPLTIGGGIRDTVDTDGAFVSALDVATMYFKSGADKVSIGSDAVIAAEKYHASGKRLSGTTAIETISGAYGNQAVVVSVDPRRVYVSSPSDTRHHTIWTEYPDDRGNRYCWYECTIKGGREGRDIDVKELVEAVEAMGAGEILLNCIDKDGSSNGFDLELIRDVKSFSTIPIIASSGAGSPAHFKDVFEQTTADAALGAGMFHRGTFSVSEVKSYLQENGLVIRSLDNLGT; encoded by the exons ATGTCCAAAGTCCATCTTCTTGATTATGTAGCCGGGAATGTTCGATCGCTTGTCAATGCTGTGGAAAAGTTAGGATATCAGGTTGAATGGATTCAATCCCCTGAAGACGTGAAGAAAGCCGAA AAATTGATACTGCCTGGCGTGGGACATTTTGGCCACTGTGTAACACAGCTTTCAAAGGGCGGATTCCTTGAACCCATCAGGGAACACATAGAGTCCGGCAAACCATTTATGGGAATTTGCGTTGGCCTTCAAGTGCTATGTCAGGGATCCGCTGAGGCTCCTGGAGTCAAAGGATTGGGCCTAGTGCCGGCGACCTTGACGCGATTCAACTCTTCAAACAAAAGCGTTCCCCATATTGGATGGAATTCAGCAAAGTGCGAAAAAATCAGTCAAGGCAGTCCACAGACATTTTTCGGTCTGAATCCAGAGAGCAGGTATTATTACGTGCACTCATATGCAATTCCTTATGGAGACGGTCTGCTTAGCAACGGCGAATGGGCCGTAGCTACGGCCACGTACGTAGACGAGACCTTTGTTGGTGCTATAAGTCGAAAAAATGTCTTTGCTACTCAATTTCATCCGGAAAAAAGCGGTGCCGCTGGCCTGCGCACATTACACGCTTTTTTGGCCGGGGAAAATGGTCTTGTTGGGTGTTCACCGACGTTGCTTGTGCCCGGAGACCTCACACGACGAATAATTGCTTGCCTTGATGTTCGAGCCAACGATGAAGGTGATTTGGTGGTCACAAAAGGAGATAAATATGATGTGCGCGAGAAGAATGACGACGCCGGCCGTGGCAAGGTGAGGAATCTTGGGAAGCCAGTTGATATGGCAAGGAAATATTATCAACAGGGCGCAGACGAGATCGTTTTCTTGAACATTACGTCCTTTCGCAATTGCCCGCTAGCCGATGCGCCGATGCTTGAAATTCTTCGCCAAACAGCGGAGACAGTCTTCGTCCCATTAACAATCGGTGGGGGAATAAGAGACACTGTTGATACTGACGGCGCATTTGTTTCTGCGCTGGATGTCGCAACAATGTATTTTAAATCAGGAGCTGACAAGGTCAGCATTGGCTCAGATGCGGTGATTGCGGCTGAAAAATACCATGCATCGGGAAAACGGCTTTCTGGCACTACAGCCATCGAGACGATATCAGGTGCGTACGGAAATCAAGCCGTAGTGGTTAGCGTGGACCCGAGGCGCGTGTACGTTTCAAGCCCAAGTGATACTCGGCACCACACAATCTGGACAGAGTACCCAGATGATCGGGGCAATCGGTACTGCTGGTATGAATGTACCATTAAGGGAGGCCGAGAAGGGAGGGACATCGATGTCAAGGAATTAGTTGAGGCTGTGGAAGCCATGGGTGCTGGAGAAATATTACTAAATTGTATCGACAAGGATGGTTCAAGCAATGGGTTTGATCTTGAATTAATAAGAGACGTGAAGTCATTTTCGACGATACCCATCATCGCCTCCAGTGGTGCCGGTAGTCCAGCTCATTTCAAAGATGTTTTTGAACAAACTACGGCCGACGCTGCTCTCGGTGCTGGTATG TTTCATCGTGGTACATTCAGTGTTTCTGAGGTTAAGAGTTACCTTCAAGAAAATGGGCTTGTTATCCGAAGCCTTGACAACCTGGGCACTTGA
- a CDS encoding uncharacterized protein (EggNog:ENOG410PX4R): MISLDKHPHALWGAGRFALRPKELSADLKELKVEFHWQPKPSHETEEIDLLTEPATSRGLYKYGGRGLPVPTGTYKEDDDPDKLPLPSWPLLEMQWHLQRIAGMSGAAEASGDLDHNDDDDDGKEMPTYDRDANVRSVRAIFEWLRLLPENEQSTPRPSPPMSVNPRVGARFAPA, translated from the exons ATGATCAGCCTTGATAAGCATCCACACGCTCTCTGGGGAGCTGGTCGTTTCGCCCTGCGACCTAAAGAGCTCTCTGCAGATCTCAAAGAACTAAAAGTTGAATTCCATTGGCAGCCGAAGCCCTCGCATGAGACAGAAGAAATTGATCTTCTTACAGAGCCAGCAACGTCCCGGGGTTTGTACAAGTATGGGGGACGTGGTTTGCCAGTCCCTACAGGTACTTATAAGGAAGATG ATGACCCTGACAAACTACCACTACCAAGCTGGCCCCTCCTTGAAATGCAGTGGCATTTACAGAGGATTGCAGGGATGAGTGGGGCCGCCGAAGCAAGCGGGGACTTGGACCacaatgatgatgatgacgatggaAAAGAGATGCCCACATATGATCGTGACGCCAATGTACGGAGCGTTAGAGCCATCTTTGAGTGGTTACGGCTTTTACCGGAAAATGAGCAATCTACACCCCGCCCATCCCCGCCCATGTCTGTCAATCCCCGTGTAGGAGCTCGTTTCGCTCCCGCTTAG
- a CDS encoding uncharacterized protein (EggNog:ENOG410PX4R), translated as MVLIVQQAPNAKIAQLCLEPTIKDCDSAIARWLQNLSARNTTTSGTDRSTTASRNCKERDQSKCVLTGWEEPDTAHIYTHSLIKASGREPRAVGRFWDILGLFWEEERVEQWKKGDIQ; from the exons ATGGTCCTTATTGTGCAGCAGGCCCCAAATGCCAAAATAGCACAACTTTGCCTGGAACCGACAATTAAGGATTGTGATTCGGCGATAGCCCGAT GGCTGCAAAACTTAAGTGCGAGGAATACTACAACCTCCGGTACAGATCGTTCAACAACAGCGAGCCGTAAt TgcaaagaaagagatcagAGCAAGTGCGTGCTTACTGGATGGGAGGAACCGGATACTGCGCATATTTATACGCATAGCCTTATAAAAGCATCTGGGCGTGAACCAAGAGCAGTCGGGAGATTCTGGGATATCCTTGGTTTGTTTTGGGAGGAGGAACGTGTCGAACAGTGGAAAAAAGGAGATATTCAGTGA
- a CDS encoding uncharacterized protein (BUSCO:153083at4751~EggNog:ENOG410PFVY~COG:O~MEROPS:MER0005430~BUSCO:2100at33183): MVCPHVDSAGLQPPRNSQSVYREDCTQCFDSIDDPSGLNVCLSCFNGGCTGNRDHAALHHARCQHPLALNIRRTRKPIQRDEPPPKISKLAIKPLREEDHYNTTIKVICYDCHNDDVDISSIPVLQDVIDGVMNTLTFSRKEEVKAWELELTSCEHILCLTQDDASLMQLNKFSHCSQCSMQENLWLCLQCGNVGCGRSQFGGMGGNSHALAHASNLTHSVSVKLNSISPEGSADVFCYACNEERIDPDLALHLAHWGIMITEQKKTEKSLTEMQIEQNLKWEFTMTSSDGMDLKPIFGPGLTGLRNLGNSCYLASALQCLFSLPEFEYRYFKPQELPPVVPLPAEDLETQLRKIADGLISGRYSVPNSDTVAHTGCQDLPHQLGLAPGMLKHLIGRGHDEFSTMRQQDAFEFLLHLFKLINVNKHYDTPNPVASFRFNLEQRLQCLSCGKVRYKIDEQDNISVPVPIRRLKEDNDAESCASGETPVSSKFDRVSLRECLDIFTAEEIVELTCSGCESKKGFRKRSLFKTFPQNLIINARRFELINWVPTKLNIPVEVSDEPLDLSQYRSLGIQAGEILLEDEPSPLDIEFQPNEAAVAMLLSMGFPEIRIKKALYATGNTDTDAALNWLLSHMDDPDIDATDISAPPGSGGNHCSHEDEAKIGQLIDMGIDRPKARKALLETDGDINRALDWVLSHPYDAEIEGYQVSSGSPAQLQGSSDIPALFQLHAIICHKGVSVHTGHYVAFVRKEVAQDEDSQWVLFNDEKVVQGGDIEEMKQFAYIYFFRKL; the protein is encoded by the exons ATGGTGTGCCCGCATGTGGATTCGGCAGGGCTGCAACCTCCCAGAAACAGCCAATCTGTATATCGGGAAGATTGCACCCAATGTTTTGACTCTATA GACGATCCATCTGGGCTGAATGTCTGCCTCAGCTGCTTTAATGGAGGTTGTACGGGGAACAGAGATCATGCTGCCCTTCACCATGCTCGCTGTCAGCACCCATTGGCCCTAAATATTAGGAGAACGCGCAAGCCAATACAG CGTGATGAACCTCCCCCTAAAATATCGAAATTAGCGATCAAGCCCttaagagaagaagatcatTATAACACCACTATCAAAGTAATATGTTATGATTGCCACAATGATGATGTTGATATCTCTTCTATCCCAGTGTTGCAGGATGTGATAGATGGTGTCATGAACACCCTCACATTCTCTCGCAAGGAAGAAGTAAAGGCATGGGAGCTTGAACTTACATCATGTGAACATATCCTGTGTCTCACCCAGGATGATGCTAGTTTAATGCAACTTAACA AATTTTCTCATTGTTCTCAGTGTTCCATGCAAGAAAATCTTTGGCTATGCTTACAATGTGGCAATGTTGGCTGTGGTCGCAGTCAGTTTGGAGGCATGGGAGGCAATTCCCATGCACTTGCACATGCTTCTAATTTGACACATTCTGTCTCGGTCAAGTTAAATTCGATCTCTCCTGAGGGGTCTGCTGATGTATTCTGTTATGCCTGCAATGAGGAACGAATTGACCCGGATCTAGCTTTGCACCTAGCACACTGGGGAATTATGATCACTGAGCAGAAAAAAACCGAGAAAAGTCTCACGGAAATGCAGATTGAGCAAAACCTTAAATGGGAGTTTACAATGACTTCAAGCGATGGGATGGACCTAAAGCCTATCTTTGGGCCAGGACTCACCGGCTTGCGAAACCTCGGCAACAGTTGCTACCTTGCCAGTGCTCTCCAGTGCTTGTTCTCCCTACCGGAGTTTGAATACCGATATTTTAAACCACAAGAGCTTCCTCCAGTAGTACCTTTACCGGCGGAGGATCTCGAAACTCAACTAAGGAAAATAGCCGATGGGCTTATTTCAGGCCGTTACTCTGTCCCAAACTCCGATACGGTGGCCCACACGGGCTGTCAAGACCTACCTCATCAGTTAGGGCTAGCTCCAGGAATGCTAAAACATTTAATTGGTCGCGGTCATGATGAATTTTCGACAATGCGCCAGCAAGATGCGTTTGAATTTCTTCTGCACCTTTTTAAACTTATAAATGTCAATAAACATTATGACACTCCCAATCCAGTTGCATCTTTTCGTTTTAATTTGGAGCAGCGGTTACAATGCCTATCATGTGGAAAGGTGCGATATAAAATTGACGAACAGGATAATATTTCTGTTCCTGTGCCAATTCGTCGCTTGAAAGAAGACAATGATGCTGAGAGTTGCGCAAGCGGAGAAACACCGGTATCTTCGAAATTTGACCGTGTCTCTCTCAGGGAATGCCTCGATATTTTTACTGCAGAAGAAATTGTCGAGTTAACGTGTTCTGGGTGCGAAAGCAAGAAGGGCTTCCGAAAGCGATCGCTCTTCAAGACATTTCCGCAAAACTTGATTATTAACGCTAGACGGTTTGAACTGATCAACTGGGTGCCAACTAAACTTAATATCCCCGTCGAAGTGAGTGACGAACCCTTGGATCTCAGCCAATATCGCTCGCTTGGCATTCAGGCAGGCGAAATTTTATTAGAAGATGAGCCCTCACCCCTAGATATCGAGTTTCAACCCAATGAAGCAGCGGTTGCCATGCTTCTCAGTATGGGGTTTCCTGAGATTCGGATCAAAAAGGCACTCTATGCCACAGGAAATACGGATACGGATGCCGCGTTGAATTGGTTGCTTTCACATATGGATGATCCGGATATCGATGCGACGGACATTTCCGCACCACCAGGTAGCGGTGGGAATCACTGTTCACATGAAGACGAAGCAAAGATTGGTCAACTAATTGACATGGGCATTGATCGCCCGAAAGCTCGGAAAGCGCTCCTTGAAACGGATGGAGATATCAACAGGGCGTTGGATTGGGTTTTAAGTCATCCGTATGACGCGGAGATCGAGGGATATCAAGTAAGCAGTGGATCCCCAGCGCAGTTGCAAGGATCTAGTGATATACCTGCTCTCTTTCAATTACACGCCATCATCTGCCACAAAGGTGTCTCAGTTCATACTGG TCACTATGTTGCATTTGTCCGAAAAGAAGTTGCCCAGGATGAAGACAGCCAATGGGTTCTTTTCAATGATGAAAAGGTTGTTCAAGGTGGTGATATTGAGGAGATGAAGCAATTCGCATACATCTATTTTTTCAGAAAATTATAG